From the Deinococcus aetherius genome, the window CCAGCGTCTCGCCCCGCCGCACGTCGAGGTTCACGTCGTTCAGCGCCCGGACCACCCGCCTGGGCACACCGCGCAGGCGGTCGAGCGGCGAGTACGGCGCCGGGAAGAACTTGTTCAGCCCCCGCACCGTGAGGATGGCCTCGCCGGGCGCGTTCTGCTCGGCGGCGACCACGTTCTCGTAGGCCGTCACGCGCGCACCTCCGGCCTGGGCAGTTCGGCGTGGTGGACGCAGGCGCTGAAGCGGCCGGGGGCGACCTCCTCCAGCGGCGGCTCCCCGACCTGGCACTTCAGGGTCGCGTAGGTGCAGCGCGGCACGAAGGGGCATGCGTCGCCCAGCGCGAGCAGGTTGGGCGGCGCGCCCGGGATGGGCTGGAGGGGAACGCGGCGGTCTCCGCCCTCCGGCAGCGAGCGCAGCAGCCCCAGGGTGTAGGCGTGCTTCGGCGAGCGGAAGAGATCGAGAACGGGCGCGGTTTCCACCAGCTTCCCCGCGTACATCACCGCCACCCGGTCGCAGGTCTGCGCGACCACCCCGAGGTCGTGCGTGACCAGGATCAGGCTCATGCCCATCTGGTCGCGCAGCCGAAGCAGCAGCCGCAGAATCTGATCCTGGATCGTCACGTCGAGGGCAGTGGTGGGCTCGTCCGCCAGGAGCACTCTCGGCTGGGAGGCGAGCGCGATGGCGATCATGGCCCGCTGGCGCATCCCCCCTGAGAACTGGTGCGGGTAGTCGCGCAGCCGCGCGGCGGGGGCGGGAATGCCGACGAGTTCGAGGAGTTCGGCTGCCCGCTCCCGCGCCGCCCGTCCCGTCAGCCGGGCGTGCTCGCGCAGGTTCTCGCCGATCTGCTCGCCCACCGTCAGCACCGGGTTGAGGGCCGTCATCGGCTCCTGAAAGATCATGCCGATCTGCCCCCCGCGCACGTCCCGCAGCCGGGCCTCGGGGAGGGCGAGGAGATTCTGCCCGTTCCAGCGCACCTCGCCGCTCACCTGGGTGGGCGGGCGGTGCAGCCGCAGCAGGGCGCGCAGGGTCACGCTCTTGCCCGACCCCGACTCGCCGACCAGCCCCAGTACCTCGCCGGGCCGCAGGTCGAAGGACACGCCGCGCACGGCGTCGAGGGGACCGCGCGGGGTGGCGAAGCGCACCTGGAGGTCGCGCACCGAGAGCGTCGTGTCCACCGCGACCGTCATGACCGGGGCCTCAGGGCGTCCGCCAGGCCGTCGCCGATCAGGCTGAAGCCCACCCCCGCCAGCGTCAGCGCCAGGCCGGGGAAGGTGGAGACCCACCACGCGCTCGCCATGAAGTTCTTGCCGTCCGCCACCATCACGCCCCACTCGGGGGTGGGGGGCTGCGCGCCCAGGCCGAGGTAGCCCAGCGAGGCGCCGAGGAGAATACCCAGGCTCATGTCGGTCATCAGGTAGACGATGGCAGGCGTGATCGCGTTCGGCAGCAGGTGCCGCAGCAGCGTCCTGGCCGAGCTGTAGCCCATCACTCGCGCGGCCTGGGCGTACTCGGCCCTTTTTTGCGCCAGCACCTCCCCGCGCACCAGCCGCCAGTACGTCACCCACCCCACCGCGCTCACCGCGAGGTAGAGGTTGAGGAGCCCCGGCCCGAGCACCGCGACGATGGCGATGACGAGCACCAGAAAGGGAAACACGACCACGAGGTCCGCCAGCCGCCCGAACACCGCGTCCGGCCAGCCCCCCGTGAAGGCCGTCAGCGCGCCCGTCAGGCTCCCGAACACGAAGGGGAAGAGGGTGGTGAAGAGCGCGATCTGGAGGTCGATGCGCGCCCCGTACACCACCCGCGAGTACACGTCGCGCCCGAAGTTGTCGGTGCCGAAGAGGTGTGCGGCACTCGGCGGCTTGAGGATCGCCGCGTAGTCGAAGTCGGTCGGACTGTGCGTGGCGACCACGGCGGGAAACAGCGCCGCGAAGATCAGCACCCCCAGGATGGCGAGCCCCGCGAGCAGGGTGGGCCTGGGCCGCAAGCGCCCCCGGGTGGGGGAGACCGGGAGAGGAGCGGTGGCCGCCGCGTCCGCTCCCCTAAGCATGCTGCGCCCTCGGGTCGAGGCGGGCGTGCACGAGGTCGGTCAGCAGGAACACCAGCGAGACGAGCACCGCGAAGGTCAGCGTCAGGCCCTGGATCACCGGGTAGTCGCGCCCGAAAATCGCGTCCACCATCAGCCGCCCGACGCCGGGGATGGCGAACACGGTCTCCGTGATGACCGCCCCGCCGATCAGGGCGCCGATGTTCAGCCCCAGCAGCGTGACGGTGGAGATCATGGCGTTCCTGAGGACGTGCCGCGTCATGATCACCCGGCTCCTGAGTCCCTTGGCACGCGCGAAATCCACGTACTCCGCCGTCAGCACCTCGATCACCGAGGCGCGCAGGGTCCGCATGAGGACCGCCGCGAGGTTGAAGCCCAGCGTCAGGGCGGGCAGGAAGAGGGCATACAGGTGCTCCCCGAAGGTGTCCCCGTACCCGCCGATGGGAAACCACCCCAGCCGCGCCCCCAGCAGCGTGAGCAGTTGCAGGGCGATGTAGAACACCGGCAGCGAGAGGCCGACCTGAAACACCGCCCGAATCACGCCGTCCACCCAGGTGTTGCGCCGCACCGCCGCCAGCACCGCGAGCGGCACCGCGAGGAGCGCCCCGAGAACGGCCGCGTACAGGGTCAGGAACAGCGTGACGGGCAGCCGCTCGGCGATCAGGCGCAGCACCGGCACCTTGAGGCTGGTGCTGATCCCGAAGTCGCCCTGAAGCAGCCTTCCGACGAAGCGCGCGAACTGCACCGGCAGCGGCTGGTCGAGGCCGAGTTCACGCCGGGTGCGCTCGACGATCTCCGGCGTGGCCCGGTCCCCCAGGATGGCGCTCGCGGGGTCGCCCGGCAGCAGCCGCACGAGCGTGAACACCAGCACCGCCGCCAGGATCAGCGTGGGAATGATTTGCAGCAGGCGCGTGAGGACGTAGGTCCATCGCATAAAGAACCTCTGGGAGCGTGATTCGGGAGTCCGGCGCCACCTCGTTCGAGCGCCGAGCAAGAGCTTGATTCCTCCTCCTCCCTTGTGGGGGAGGTTGGGACTCGCAGAGCTGCGCAGCAGAGGGGGTAAGTGGGCAGGGCGTCCAAGAGAACCAGTCCCCTCACCTCTTCATCTCCTACCCGCCCCTCACTTCTCCAGCGACGCTGCCGTGAAGATGTTGTTCCCCAGCGGAATCTGCACGAAGCCCCGCACGTTCTTGGCGAGCGCGACCGGGTAGGGCGTCTCGTACAGGAAGACGATGGGCGCGGCGTCGTTGTAGATGGTCTGGATGCGGCGGTACTGGCCAGCGCGGTTCTGGCGGTTCGTCTCCGCCTGGCTCTGCCCGAAAAGCCGCTCGATCTCGGCGTTCCTGAAGCCGGTGTGCAGGCTCTCCACGTTGTCGTAGATGGCGAAGTAACTCGTGATCTGGCTGGGGTCGTTGATGTCGTTCGTCCACCCGGCGGTGCGCATCTGGAAGTCGTTGGCGCGGTAGCGGGCCGTCTTGGTCGCCGCGTCCACCTGCTCGATCTTGAGTCTCACGCCCACCTGCCCCCACATCTGCTGGAGGGCGGTGAGCAGCGCGAGGTCGTTGGCGCTCCCCGAGGTGGCGAGGCAGGACACCTCGAAGCCGTTTCCGTAGCCCGCCGCCTGGAGAAGCTGCCGCGCCCGCGCCGCGTTGTACGGGTAGCCCCGCTGCGGGGCGAAGAGCGGGGTGGTGGACGACATGAACGAGCGCATCGGCTTGCCCGTGCCGTACGTCACGACCTGGATCAGCGCGTCCTTGTTGGTGGCGAAGTTCAGCGCCTGCCGCACCCGCACGTCCGACAGGGGATTGGTCGCCCCGTTATTGAGCTTGGG encodes:
- a CDS encoding ABC transporter ATP-binding protein, whose product is MTVAVDTTLSVRDLQVRFATPRGPLDAVRGVSFDLRPGEVLGLVGESGSGKSVTLRALLRLHRPPTQVSGEVRWNGQNLLALPEARLRDVRGGQIGMIFQEPMTALNPVLTVGEQIGENLREHARLTGRAARERAAELLELVGIPAPAARLRDYPHQFSGGMRQRAMIAIALASQPRVLLADEPTTALDVTIQDQILRLLLRLRDQMGMSLILVTHDLGVVAQTCDRVAVMYAGKLVETAPVLDLFRSPKHAYTLGLLRSLPEGGDRRVPLQPIPGAPPNLLALGDACPFVPRCTYATLKCQVGEPPLEEVAPGRFSACVHHAELPRPEVRA
- a CDS encoding ABC transporter permease, whose translation is MLRGADAAATAPLPVSPTRGRLRPRPTLLAGLAILGVLIFAALFPAVVATHSPTDFDYAAILKPPSAAHLFGTDNFGRDVYSRVVYGARIDLQIALFTTLFPFVFGSLTGALTAFTGGWPDAVFGRLADLVVVFPFLVLVIAIVAVLGPGLLNLYLAVSAVGWVTYWRLVRGEVLAQKRAEYAQAARVMGYSSARTLLRHLLPNAITPAIVYLMTDMSLGILLGASLGYLGLGAQPPTPEWGVMVADGKNFMASAWWVSTFPGLALTLAGVGFSLIGDGLADALRPRS
- a CDS encoding ABC transporter permease; protein product: MRWTYVLTRLLQIIPTLILAAVLVFTLVRLLPGDPASAILGDRATPEIVERTRRELGLDQPLPVQFARFVGRLLQGDFGISTSLKVPVLRLIAERLPVTLFLTLYAAVLGALLAVPLAVLAAVRRNTWVDGVIRAVFQVGLSLPVFYIALQLLTLLGARLGWFPIGGYGDTFGEHLYALFLPALTLGFNLAAVLMRTLRASVIEVLTAEYVDFARAKGLRSRVIMTRHVLRNAMISTVTLLGLNIGALIGGAVITETVFAIPGVGRLMVDAIFGRDYPVIQGLTLTFAVLVSLVFLLTDLVHARLDPRAQHA